GCGAATGGCCGAGGATGCCTGGAACGGCCGCGATCCGGAACGGGTGGCGCTGGCCTACAGCCCGGACAGCGTCTGGCGCAACCGGGCCGAATTCGTCAGCGGCCGCGAGGCCATCCAGCAGTTCCTGGCCCGCAAGTGGGCCAAGGAGCTCGACTATCGCCTGATCAAGGAACTCTGGGCCTTCCACGGCAACCGCATCGCCGTGCGTTTCGCCTACGAATGGCACGACGATTCCGGCCAGTGGTTCCGTGCCTACGGCAACGAAAACTGGGAGTTCGATGCCCAGGGGTTCATGCACACCCGCATCGCCAGCATCAACGACCTGCCGATCCAGGAGAGCGACAGGAAGTACCACTGGCCGCTGGGCCGCCGCCCCGATGATCACCCGGGCCTGTCCGATCTGGGGCTCTGATCAGCTCCCGGCAGCGCCGACAGATCCGATCCGCAGCACCTTCGCCCCCCGCCCCTGGCCGGTGCGCAGGTCCTGCAGGGCCCGGTTGGCTTCCGCCAGGGGGTACTCCCGCACCTCCGGGCGGATCCCGGCGGCGCTGGCCAGGGCCAGAAACTCCCGCACGTCGGCGCGGGTCACGTTGGCCACCGAGCGGATCTCCTTCTCGCGCCAGAGGTCGCGCGGGTAGTCGAGGCGCAGCAGGGCGGCCTTGTCAGCCTCCTGCTTGCCGATGGCGTTGATCACCAGCCGGCCGCCGGGATGCAGGTTCTTCAGGGCGGCCACCACGGGCGTCCAGGCCGGCGTGGTGTCGATCACGGCGTGGAGCTTCACGGGGGATTCGGCTTCGGTGGCCCCGGCCCAGGTGGCCCCCAGTTCCAGGGCGAAGGCCCGCTGCACGGCGCTGCGGGCGAACACGAACACCCGTGAAGCCGGAAAGCGGTGGCGCACCATCGGCAGCACCAGGTGGGCCGAAGCCCCGAAG
This Cyanobium sp. AMD-g DNA region includes the following protein-coding sequences:
- a CDS encoding nuclear transport factor 2 family protein: MTAPVTTPEAPRPPFPPFDAETAAKKVRMAEDAWNGRDPERVALAYSPDSVWRNRAEFVSGREAIQQFLARKWAKELDYRLIKELWAFHGNRIAVRFAYEWHDDSGQWFRAYGNENWEFDAQGFMHTRIASINDLPIQESDRKYHWPLGRRPDDHPGLSDLGL